A stretch of DNA from Anopheles ziemanni chromosome 3, idAnoZiCoDA_A2_x.2, whole genome shotgun sequence:
AACGAGGGAATACAATGCATATGATAATTACAACGAAACTTTTTCATCTACACTGAAACTAAAGGCTTGTCTTCAAGTTTTCAATACCTGACAGAGTAGAGGAGATAAACAAGAGTATCTGAAAATGTTGGTATAtcagaattttattttattccttttttgtcCTATATAGGTAACATATGTATAGATTGATATTTTGTAAACTTGAAATATTTTCTACATAAAACATGTTATACGTTTGCAAAATGGTTCGTGCGACAGAACCAGACAGTCGAAAAACACGCCTATAAACCATAAACATGACGATTGTGTATAGTTTGCTCGTGCGCCGATGACGAGAGGCCAAGAGAGGCCGAGATCAAGTGTCGTCGGCGGTTTGGCAATACTTCCAAGTGCTTCAAATATGTCGTACATGGATGTGTAATGCTGCCTGCCAATGTAGTCaactatgttttgtttgtttttattaaattacagCTACAGGTGTGAGAACCATCATTGTCCTATTTTCAAAACCTTTggagtgtttttttatgtgaagCCTAACAGTGAATAGCTCCACTTCCATCGTTTCGTCGCTTGATTGTGATTGTGCTTCcggatgttgttgttattttttcgttgcttGATTGGAGTTAACTTTTCGTGCTTGCTTTACGAGAATAAACGCTTCTTCTTGCGATTCTTCACGTCAAGCTCGCGCGAAAGGCTCATGGTGCGTATGAATTCGCTCCTGCTGGCCCCACCAGAAGGGCCACTACTGCCGAGCCCACCGATGGCGCCGCCGAAGGAGAGTTTTCGCACGGGGACGGGTGGCTCGAGTGTTGACGCCGACGCGCCCGTCGCTGCCCGGCCAGTCGAGTAACGGCGCGAGTAGTGTACCGGTCCGGCGGCCAGCTGCTCCTTCGAGTCCTGGAACGAAGAACGTCGAGAGCCGGGTAACGACTTCGAGTAATCCTTGCCGAGTTGTTGCACCTCGAGCGTTTGCATCTGAATTTCGGATTGCGTCGAACCACGCCGGCTACCGGACACCGACCAGTTCGGGTGTAGCAGGTACCGGCCCTCGTCCAGGCTGTCCACGTCGTCGGAGATAGAGCGCTGGAAGCGCGACCCATCGTTGCTGCCACCGTAGCGCCCGAACGACGAACCGATGCTCTCGTCGATCGAACTCTGCGAGCCGCCAACGGTCGAGCGGCGCCGTAGCGTGCGACCAACGGTTGGGCCACCCGAACCGCGCAGCCGGTTCGGATCCTCTAGCCGGTACCAGACCGCCACGTCGTCCAGGCAGGCCTTCTGCAGCTTTACCGAGCACTCGCCGAGGAAGATTGGCTCCGAGTGGGGCAACAGATCGTACAGCACTATCTCTATCTTACGGTCTAACAGATTGTCACTGAACACGTCCTGGAAGGTAATGGTCGCGTTCCAAATGGGATTCAGAGAGGGAGTGGACACCTCGGTCTGGGCGACATGCGATTCGTTCCTAGAAAATGGGATTAAGGGGGTAGAAAGAAACCGAATTCAGTGCATGATCAGTGACTCTTCCGATTCGATAGGAGTGTGGGGGGTGGGTGAGGGGGAGGGAGAATAGGAGATGAACGAGGGCAAATGTTTGTgttcgtgtttgtgttttgtgcaaGGAAGAATGGTACAGTTAGCTCAACAAGAGCCTGAACGGACGGAAAAGCTCACAAatcaagttaaaaaaatatgtttaaaaaatcgaaaataaaatcatcaaaacaaacattttttaatacatagaataaaaaaaacaaaacaaaacaatctttcAAACTTGTAGTAAATAGAAAGCAACGACCTAATATAAATTAGGAAGTAAAACCATTGCTCAAACAaggggatggaaaaaaaaatagcgtatggaagaaaacttttatattttttgtgaCTGGCTAGGTTCTTGCTTAGTGCACTGTATCTGTTCGttataatttaattgattGTAACACGTGGTGGTTTCAAAATGTATCGTAGCAAACAGGTAACTGTCATTCAAAAGGACAGTTAAAGACACTAAAGGAGCATGGGATTTAGGAGCAGCTTtgggtgtgtgcgtttttgcgtgtgcgtgtatctgtgagtgtgtgtgtgcgttggttTGTACGAAAGGATAACGTTTTTATATTACGTTTTGGGTAGCAACTTGATCGACGCATAGGCTTCCGGATACATGCCATAGCCCAGCGATTCATCGCGCTCCGGCAGGTCATCGGCAGCCATCACCGAAACGACAAGTTCGTTTCGCTCGCCGTGATAGTAAACATGCACCTGAACCCTACCGGACACTAACTTGCCCTTTGCTATCTGTTcctgaaggaaagaaaaacagagaaGGATACACACATTAATCTTTCCACTCGTGTACGcgtacgtgcgtgcgtgcgtgcgtctgCTACGacctatgtgtgtgtgtgtgttctatGTTTTAAGGTTTGCCACTTTCCTAGCATACAACATTGGATCGGCGGTATCCGGTACTGCTCTAGCGTACttcgaaacggaaacggaacaaACATCAACACAACACTAATAACACTCCTAAGTATAAGGAAACCAACTTTGGTAAATTAtgagcctgtgtgtgtgtgtgagtatttaaaaaaaattaacaaactgtGTAATGGTCCCAAAGGACAacagggagggaaaaaaacgagaacaAACAATAGAAAGCAATCATGAATGAGAGGCATTCCAGTGAGCACAGCTAAGTTTTGCAATCTGATTGAGCATTTCGCTTGGAGGGCtggatttgttttacttgctCTGGTACAAAAATAGACACCGACACagtcaggaaaaaaaaacagaaacaaacactTGTGTTAATtcttaaaaatgaaacaacactGAACAAGAAAGCAAAGAAGAAGCAAGTGTCCAGTGTAACAGTTCCGGCGGGCAATATGATGCTacctatttgtttttgtttgcttgtaaCAACGAAAGAAGGTAGAACAAcatggtggtgctggtggcggtggtggtggtggtgcatgtGGTTTAAGCAGGAGGAATAACAGGACATTGGTGATAACTTTTGGGAGTTTTGGAAGGATTGAGGAGGGCCTAGGGTTGTCCGAAGGGTAAACGGGGATGTACAAAAGTCCGGAGACTGTCCACTACATCCCTAGGTTCTTGTCCTAGATTTGGCtccttttccatcgtttcacTACTTTAGCACTATTCGTAGCAGTTCTTGGGAATTGCTACTATCGCCGGGTCCTGTACGTCTCGTTGGATCTGATCGAGTTCTGGAACGAATCACATGTCGCGCCGGTTGAATCGCGGCAGGTCCTGCGTATAGACAAGACATTTTTTCTCCATTGGGCACACAGATACGCTTATGGGTGATGATGAGATCGAGATGGCatgaggatgatgatgctgcaacAGAAAGGTGGCCAGTAAGACAGCGATAGGCAGAACTTTCTGTTCCCACGCAACAAAGAATTGATGCTAGGAAGAGCCGTGCAAAGTAACTTTCGCCGAGAGAGCCGGAAGGAAAGCCTCCAGAAAGCAGCTAAGAACGCAAAGTCACAAGTGGTCTAAAGAAATTGGACGAATTGGGATGGCGATGAGATGGAAGCTACATTGATTACTGAGTACTAGCTCAACTAGATTCAGCCCCATTCAGTAGCGGCCGTTTTAGATGAGGTGGAGCGCTAAAGCCACCGCAGGACACAGCTACTGCTACAGAGTTTGATCCTCCGGTTTCGTGGCTTGCAGGATAATGCATCGAAGGCTGATATTATGGAACGTTATGGAAATGAGAtgagttgatttttttgtttggttttgcaaGTATAAGAGCAGAGACAGAATATATAACAACTAAAACAACAACGATagttaaaaagaaacacaactaCAACAACATTTTCTACTGCAATTAATTTGCCTACTGGATACAATTTAATTGTAAGTTTGCTTGTTggcttatttttgttgttttgtttttggttatCCTATTTTTTATATGTAATGTCACAAACAGAACAAGAACGACAACGTAACGCGAAACACAGATCTCGTGAGTAGAAGGTGAAACGACTAACATAAATCTAAAGCCAGCAGCTGTCGCCATCTTCCAGTTAAACGTAACCCATTTCAATCAACAAATGTTAGCCCGAAGGAATTATCCAATTGCTTCATTAGTAACCGGCATTGAAGGAGATTGAGAAAACTATAAACTGAGCTGATTGAATGCACTTACAATGCTTTAGGGTGGAGTCGCTTTTTTCCATTGTATGAAGAATGTTTATAACATTAGCAGACGATGGGCGAACAGCTGTTGGCTATTGATttgtttcaatctttttttgtttgttttcatactGTAATTTTGCTACtgacaaatatttttccattatcTTCAAATATTATGTTTCGACTATTAGTTTCCTCACGATTGCGCTCATTTAATTGCCTCTCCTTCGCCCGCGCTCAACCGTCCGACTCAAACCACTTTCTGGAGACTTGTTCGAGCTCTGATTTGTTCTCCCTTTCTCGACCAACGCATAGTTGTTCATATACTGCAGTCTAACCTTCCACAACTATTTTTCCacaaatgtgttttctttaATCTTTGTGTACGAGTGTGGAGTTgtttatgattttgttttactgtgTTTGTAGAAACATTAGTTTGTGATCTGCCATGCGAATTAGTTTGAATTGGAGTGCCAGTATTCGCAAGTACCCGCGATGTTGCAATGAAAAGAATATTCATATACAATATCATTAATCTAAGCTGGGTTAGTAGGCTAACTTTGTGAGTTGGAAATTATATAGAGATAAgtttattaaacaaattcTAAGCTGTTTCAATGAGCTGCTCCCTACGTTCAGACGTGCAATAAATTCGGATTATTAGTCGGGTTTTTATTGGCTTCAGAAAACGGTGCTTAATGTTGAGTGTTCAAAAAAGCTAGATTTACAACCCTTGATGTTGTACAATTCTTAGTTGTATAATTTTATGTTACAAAAGATACGATTATTAAacgatgaatgaatgaaagacaatcgataaatttgaaggttttttttactacAAGTGGCGTAAGATCGAATACTGTTTGGCCCCAAGTTCACAACGCAGGTCACAAACATAACTTTTCTTATcttcgttttaattttatgttgatctcttaagttttgttttattcttgtgTAATGCACACCGCAGCGATTACTATTTTGCATTAGTTAGTATTGTTGTTTAGTTTGAAAACTTATCTAAACTGTTTAtagaaagttgttttatgttGTTCGTACGCTGTTCCTCTTTCATCGTACGGTGGTAATGCGAAGCAGATAAACATGTAACATTGTTTTCATCCAGTATGTACGTGTATGTGAATGCGTGTTTTGTGggcatgtatttttttatagtttatatgtatatatatctATATACGTACATTTGTATATATAGATTATTGTATTTTGGTTTCTGATTTTCTTTAAGTTTGTCTTATACtaatcaaaatataaaatatgaaactctCTCTAATCACGTGTATACGCTCTAACCAGTACGAAAAAGACGACAGTTCACCCGATATATTTCTTGAAAGCACACTACTGAATTTTACCTAAAAACTACGAGAACCGAACATTCCTAGCCCCAGTCGGGTACACGTTTGTCCATTTCTACTTcagaggaaaataaacacccAGCGCTATGAATGCTTACGGAGATTATTGTATTCGAATGcttaaatgaaatattttgctaCTGTTCTTGTGGTTCCGAACGCTTCCCTTCTTGATATATCAAGCATCTTCATCATGTTCTGCCGTTTGTCAAGTCTTCAGGAATGTGGTCAAGTATTATTAGTATTTTGTATTATCTCTATTATACGTTGGTGAGAATCAGTTTAGCAACGTTTTCtctactcttttttttctttttgagtgCATAGATTGTTCGTTTCTGCGGTtggcggtttttgtttttagataGTTATGTCTTTCCAAAGTTTTCCTGGCTACATATACACGCACACCAAGTGGTAGAAAAATAGCGTATGGATTTATACCGGTGTTTTAGGCAATTTGCGTCTGGTTGGCGAAGAAGGAGATTTGTCCATCGTTGACTCGCTTTCTGCTTTATCGGGATGCGATGCAGGGAAATAAAGAAGAGAACAAGATGTGAGTGGAAGGGCTTTGAAGGAAACCTAAAACATTTCTAAACTGGGAGAATATGCCTTCACGTTTCAACAATTTATGTAGCAAACGTTGTACGCTTTTCCATAATTGACAAGTAAAAGTAGTAAAAGGTTTTCGAAAATTATGGAAGCTTGTTTGACGGAGTGTCAGAACGTGTCACTTTAAGGCCACGTGCGTGCTCACCTGACGTTAGGTTGTGGACGTTCGTGTCCGGCAAAGCTCGTTGCGAATTGTTGCTGCTGTATGTCGAACCGACGTTCATGCCCATGCCGCCCTCGTCCAACAGCTCGCACATCTTGAAGTCGGTCGCGTGCTCGACCAGCAACTCGGCCGTGTCTCCCGTGCGGTCCATAATGGCGCACACCTCCTCGAAGCTGCGATCCGTCAGTGAGGCACCGCACCACTCTAAAATCTACACCGTTTCCAACCCCCATCGAGAAAAAAGGATTCAGTTAGGACCAAGTCTTGGTCGAATGTCGTTTCGTGTGGCTATGGGAGGCCTACCTTATCGCCCTGCTGCAGGCCTCCCTTCTCCGCCGGGCCACCGGGAACCGTCCAGACGATGTAGGCGAACAGTCGACCGTCCGTGCCAGTCTTACCACCGACCACGCGCATACCGAATCCTCTTGCTACAAATGAATACAACGCATTAGTTGAAAGTGTCGGCGATCCTAATGGCGGAACGCTTACTTCTGTGGGCCTTATCGGAGGGATCCCTTCGCAGTGTGACACTTCGCTTCGCCGCGCAGAGCGGGCCGGCATCGGCGTCATGTATGACGATCTTGATGCCTTCGCCGTCGAGTGATGTCTGGCGTTTGGGCGCCTCCAAGTCTTCCAAAGCCGGACACTGGTAGACTGATATGTTCGCTGAGTTTTGGGCAGTTTTGTCTTTCAATGCCGATATGTCGGGTCTGTGGAAATGCAGGATcgtaaaaaaagttaaaacacGAGAGGTTTTACGAATCAATGCAATGTTCAAAAATGGTCAAATGAATTTCTGCAAAgtaaggaaataaaacaaccccCCCGTTTGGGTTCCGGAAGGTTCATAGTTAGTCATGAGGTACTACAGACTACACGAGAGAGGCTTACAGTTGCGATCCTCGCCGCTTGTGTCGCCGATCGTCGTCGACGATCAGTCCAGCGGCCTTCATGTCGGCCACCGTATGACTATCACCACCGAACTCGCTCCCATCGTTCATGATCTTCATCGAGGATCGGCGCGACGTGCTGATCTTCTCCGAATCGTCCGGCGCCAGCTTGACCGACTGCATGGCGTTGACCAGGACGCCCGGTGCGTACACGTCGTACGCCGACTTTCGCCGGGGCATCGGGGGCGGCAGGTTAAGGCCTGCCTCGGCCAGATTCGTATCCGAGCTCATTGTTTTGAACTCGTCGTCGTAGCTCCGCTGGCGCGACATTTTCGTCGACGGTCGGCGGGAGATGACTCGCGGTGTGCCGAGCTCGGTGTCCTTGCGCCCGGGCGGACTGGACGATCTGCTCGGTGCGGCACTGTGCCCCTTGCGCCAGTCCATGTCGTTCTTGGGCTTCTGGACGCCCTTAAGCTTCTCCAGCTCTTTGAGCGAAGCTGGCGACACGTCCGAGTGGCGGCGTAGCTCGGGGCTACGTGGAGGCGCCAGCGCGGACCCTTTGCCGTCGTCCAGGTGCTGGCCGAATCCCAGCTTTATGTCCGAGTGGCGCCGCTGCAGCGTTTCCATGACCGGTACCTCCAGTGCGGAGTCGGTAGATTCCTGCGGTATACAGATGCGGGACGCCATCTTTCTCCGACAGACGCTACATCGCCAGAGACCCTGTGGATTGGggcgaaaataaaaagtaaactcCATAACCACTCGAGGATAGGTGAGAAAAGCCTAATTCAAAACATCAATATAACTTTCTCTTACAAACGAttatttactttactttctGACTTTGGGGTTTACGGCCGCTCtcaagttttgtttgcttaacGAATCATTGACCTTGAATGTTTGGACCGGTTGCATGGTCTGCACCACAAGGATACACCAGAGAACActctcaaaacaaaaaaagaaacccatcgAACTTACCAAGTCCTCTGCTTCCTGGAGCTTGCTGTAACTGGCGCAGTCTTCGCAAACTTTCTGGTCACACTCGACGCACGTTTTCTTGAAGTCGTTCGGTTTGAACGACTTCAAGCATATCCGGCAGGAGCCGGAACGTGTGTTGAACTTGTTGTTGGTGTCGCACGAGCCAGCACGCTCGCTGCTGCCAGCGTCCTTATACGGGTCGTCGCCACCAGCGTGCGGCGGTGGTTCCGTTGCGTCCGGCACCAGCGATGGACGTGGGGACATTTTGTTCACTGcaccaaacgaacgaacgaaccaaaGTGAGATTCCAATTAAAAGGATTGCACAATCGAAACCCGATcctcccttccctcccccccatcGAATGTATCACAGGTGACTCCTACACGAAAACCTACCTCTATCCTGGGCGGTCAGCAGCGACGTTGACAGCGTTTGCTTCAGCTTCCCGAACGCTCCCGTGTTCTCCATCGATGGCTGCTGATGCGACGCCTCGTCCGTGGCGACGATCTGCAACCCAAGGAGGATCAAAAGAGAATAGTGTAAGCCGtgcgaggggaaaaaaaaccttttgtCCGTCATTTCTTGGCCATTGTTGGTTCGCTCCCTGACCGTTTCTTGGAAACGTTATCTATTCAAATTTAGAGCGCCTCAATCTTCGACGCTGAACGGCCAAACAATGACGCCGTCCAACGTCAGGTCCTTGTTCGAGCAGAGAGTCCTCTAACAAAACTGTGATGATTAAATTCACTCTACCACTTCACGTTTTCCAACGAAAAATTACTTCCGCCCAGCGTCCCGGCGTTCGATGCACATCAAAGCACATCCATTGTCGGGCGCTCCTCAGGAGTCGGCTAGCAATCAGAAGAACTCGTGGTACAGCGTAGGAGTGCTGTAAGTGCTGCAGCGGAGCCTGAAACCTTGGAGCCAGCGATGTTGAAGTGGTAGACGGGTGAAATTAATATCGACTATTGACTCGAAGTTTTAGCACCCGCCATCACTATGACTGATGGTGGCAAACGTTGAATGGCTCCGGTCCTTGTGaagctttctttttcgcttccgCCCTGTACCGCCCCTTGCGCTACCCGGTTTCTTCCTACTCGGTACTGCGCCCAGTCACGTGAAGGAGCACATACCGGAAAGGGATGTGCGTTCGGGCCCAGGGTGCCACGTAAACAATGCCTTCGAGCAAGTTCGCTGTAGGCGGGAATTTGCTGCCATCTGAAATGCATTGCGTTTCAGGGAATAATCTTGCAGGGGAGGAACATAaccattattttcctttccccatCCAATCGTGAGGGCTGCACCTTTGTGCGTCGTTTGCTTTCGCTGGGAGTCTTGCTTTTCCCTGTTTCGTCGGAGTTGTTGTTATATGATTGCTTCCCATTTCTACTCCTAACAAGGGTGAACATTTCCAAGAAAGTATACTTTCTAAGCATCAAGCATGGTATGGTTTCTGCTTTGCAATGCATTTCCTCGCTACtactttttatttgcttatgGCTGTACACAATTGGGCTTAAAGTAACAATGAACAATTTAAGCTTGTAAATGTTAAACAGGTTGCTTAAAGACTTGAAACTAATGAACGATAATAATAGAAAACGATAAGAAGTCACATTAAAATGAGCTATATCAGGGATCATTGAAAAAGACCCCGAAAGCCTGAaccggataccttaaacgaaGGTTTAATGTTTTACCACCGTTTGAACGGAGGGCCAACTTTCTAAATATTAAAGTTACATGAAAAACCGATATGTATACCGATACcgcggggggtccgcgacaccCAAGCGGTAACGCCGGGGCTTACcatctcgacggcgtgggttcgaatcccaaccgagatcgGACCCtccaacagggaaacaagtctcgtatgCCCTTAACGAGCCGGCATGACCAATAGgacgttacgccaagaagaagaagaagtagacAAAACCGAcataagataaaatatttgaaattttatcgtttaacttttttaactAGTCACCAATTCCAAGCTTCATTTTTGTGAAAGCgtgacatcgtgaacaaatgTGAAAAGAATTGAGATGGGTTTTTCGTATGTAGCACTGAAAAGAATTTAGATGTCGGGCCGAATTTGGCCCGCCGGCCGGagtttgccgacccctgagtCAGATGATATATAACCCCTGAGCTAGATGACTGTTTAGTACTGATGAAAATACCTATACTGTAGGTATTACGAATTCTAGTTTGAGTGTGCCTTGAGGAATGggcaatttaaaatatgttgcaCAATCTTGTGTTTGTTTGACAAGAACTGCAATGACGGTTTAAATtcttaaataaatattcattttttattttgtttaacataGCTGCGGATAATTAAACATTCATCATGAAATAAATCCTAGAATGTCAGTAGTTTGATTAGATGTAAAAAATCTTTTTGCCTTAAACTCCAGATTTACGATGAGATTTCTAGCGACAACTTGGTTTGAATAAATATATTCCACAAGACTTTCGTTCTCGTGCAACTTTGAAGGGAGGGCTTCCAGGGGCCAGTTCTGTCTAATCCGACTCTCCGAATGCGGAACGGGCAGGGTTTTGCAGCATCAATGGGGCTAATAATTTTTGGatgcaaattaaattatgcaaTGGTGCCGGCCAGATTCGTGCTGGCATCGTTAGCAACGGATTTTTTGTGCGACGGTGGTATTACGACAGGGGTAGCCAGCAACCAACTGCGAATGGCCCGGATGGCGGACCAGCGGTGACCGGTGGTATCCTTCGGGGGAGCCGAATCAGAACCGGCTGCATAAATGAGCCGACGGAGCAACGCTTCCGGGCACATCGGTGCAAATGTTATTCCCTTCCGGGATCGTCCGAAACGGACATGGGGATTTAAGTATCTCATGCTCATGCTGCCGCTTGTCGATGCCTTTTCGCCAACGGAACGGTCCTGGTTTTCTCTCGTTTTTTAACGTAAACTGTCGGATGGATGTCTGGTCTCTCGAACCCTTGTGCCAAGCCCTGCAGCACTTACCTTTTTCATGAACGACATTACGTTTGCTGGAAGCATTTTGAAGCGTTACGGATTTCCCCCGTAGGTCCCCTCGAGcagcgatgatgatggcgatgacgcAGGTTCTGCAAACAGAGAGTTGGGTTGAAAATGGTTGtaggtttctttttccctgccGCTTCTATTTGTCTCCGTTGCGGCAGAGGTAGCAACAGTTGACGGTTTGAGACCAACTGGCAACTAATGCGGAGGCGATTTTTCCTTGCAAACAAGCCGGCACCgatggagaaggaaaaaaaatgggatGAAATGCGATTTCCAAGCAATTTTGTATGTAATGGGATATTGAAAACTTGATacatattggaaaaagcgGGCATGGCCATGAACTAGTCAGGAACCGAGGAGAAGGAATAGCAATCTGTTTACAAGGTTAGAAACTAGAAATTTCAATTACCTACGGCTCAAATTCGTTGCAAAGTAGTTTAAATTGaacaaacaattattttgAGATTCAAATAATTGGcattaattttccatcccgAACAAAACCAGGTGCCCATTGTTAAAGTGTATGAAAAAATGTAGGGTTTAACAGTAAATTAATACAAAAATTCCACAATTTCATAATATCAGTGTAGTCTTAAGATTTGCAAAAGTACAATTATGAAAGAACATTAATCTAAAGAGTACTAACCGTGCTTTTGTTCAAAGTCATTgtcaaagtaaaaaacaagttGGTGATATAATGTTTCGGTAGCTTGATATCAGATACAAAGTTCCAatagtaaataattaaaaatattttcatatcaAACATTACACAAATAGTGTATGACAGGCCACCGGTAAATGATTTTGCGTGTCTGCAAAGGTTAAGGAAATAGAGCACACAGCCAAGTATAAGAAAAGGCAACAGAAAAACCAGACAACCAGGATTTTTGAAAAAGGATGCCTACGGAAGAGGAAGCAAAGTAACAAACCTAACACCAGTAACAAGCAGCAAGTTGGTCCAATAACCGACCCGTTGCACAGTAACTTAGCCATAAAAACTTCCGTAGTTGGTACATGAATAACCGGCTGAGTGCAGCAACAAGCGGGTGCCCTGTGGGCTTATGCTATCTTTTCTAATAAATAAGGTTCATCGTCGCGGGAAAGGGCGAGGATGGGCAGACCACCAGATGGGCGACGCCATTGCGGTTGGTTGCAACCCCGCTCGCGACCTCGGACAGCGGCTCTGCGCCAACGCGTTTCCCTTTGGAatgcatttattaaaccagGATGGGATCCGCATTATGTTATGAAATGTGCTTTCTACTCTTCATGGTTCTCCATTAACGGGGcataaagagaaagagagcgacCGAGACAGGGAGAGAGATAGAAAAGGAGCGTAAGAAgagtaaacaacaaaattgcgatgatgatgctgatagAGTGAGTCAGATGAAGAAGCACCATCGCGGGAGTCGATGCAAGAGGtcagaaaagtgaagaaagtaGTGTGGAAAAATAGTAGCATAAAACTTCCATTGACGTTAGTTGGTACTAATGTTTCAGCGGCCTGCGACTCGATGTACGTTGGACGGTTGGCCAGACTGTTGCCTAGTTCTGGATGACGGCTTTGGTGAAGGAAGAGGAAACCATCCTTGACCTCTCCCGGATATTATGGCGGAATGCACGGGAGCGTGATAGTGGGGTTGGGTGGCTGGGCAATCAAGTGTGAGCAGAGAAGGCGAAGTTCGCAAGTAGTATTATCTCGAATGGATGGTTGGCAGGCAAAGGGATTCGCTCGAAAGGTTCTAAGTTTGCGTAAGGGCTTTTCGGTATCACATTATGTTTCTGTTCCGGACACCAGTGGGTAGGATGGGACGGGTCGGGGGGTGGCATTGGGTAGGCGTGGAAATGTATTTTGAATGTGTGGTTGAAGTTTGTGAATAATTTTAGCTAGTTTGCAGCCCTAATTGGCCCGTAGCGCGTATCTGATTTTAAACTACTCGACACCTCCTAcatctattttttatttgtttgtggaAGAGAATGTTATAATTTAAGCAATAACGAACCATTCCTCTCTTTTCTGGGCTTAGTGCCGATAGAGTTACTTGCATTCCACAGCAAATTACACAGCAAAGATAATAttagatatttaaaaaatgtcttaACTCATTGTAAATTTTGAATTGTGTTTTTATAAATAGTTTATTGTCgataacaacaaaaagaacaaGCCACCTTGTACGTGTTTGATAATGTAACTTATTTAAATA
This window harbors:
- the LOC131287366 gene encoding regulating synaptic membrane exocytosis protein 2, with translation MLPANVMSFMKKIVATDEASHQQPSMENTGAFGKLKQTLSTSLLTAQDRVNKMSPRPSLVPDATEPPPHAGGDDPYKDAGSSERAGSCDTNNKFNTRSGSCRICLKSFKPNDFKKTCVECDQKVCEDCASYSKLQEAEDLGLWRCSVCRRKMASRICIPQESTDSALEVPVMETLQRRHSDIKLGFGQHLDDGKGSALAPPRSPELRRHSDVSPASLKELEKLKGVQKPKNDMDWRKGHSAAPSRSSSPPGRKDTELGTPRVISRRPSTKMSRQRSYDDEFKTMSSDTNLAEAGLNLPPPMPRRKSAYDVYAPGVLVNAMQSVKLAPDDSEKISTSRRSSMKIMNDGSEFGGDSHTVADMKAAGLIVDDDRRHKRRGSQLPDISALKDKTAQNSANISVYQCPALEDLEAPKRQTSLDGEGIKIVIHDADAGPLCAAKRSVTLRRDPSDKAHRTRGFGMRVVGGKTGTDGRLFAYIVWTVPGGPAEKGGLQQGDKILEWCGASLTDRSFEEVCAIMDRTGDTAELLVEHATDFKMCELLDEGGMGMNVGSTYSSNNSQRALPDTNVHNLTSESESTMDKSPSSPTRRKLPKTPEQIAKGKLVSGRVQVHVYYHGERNELVVSVMAADDLPERDESLGYGMYPEAYASIKLLPKTNESHVAQTEVSTPSLNPIWNATITFQDVFSDNLLDRKIEIVLYDLLPHSEPIFLGECSVKLQKACLDDVAVWYRLEDPNRLRGSGGPTVGRTLRRRSTVGGSQSSIDESIGSSFGRYGGSNDGSRFQRSISDDVDSLDEGRYLLHPNWSVSGSRRGSTQSEIQMQTLEVQQLGKDYSKSLPGSRRSSFQDSKEQLAAGPVHYSRRYSTGRAATGASASTLEPPVPVRKLSFGGAIGGLGSSGPSGGASRSEFIRTMSLSRELDVKNRKKKRLFS